From a single Metopolophium dirhodum isolate CAU chromosome 6, ASM1992520v1, whole genome shotgun sequence genomic region:
- the LOC132946997 gene encoding uncharacterized protein LOC132946997: protein MASILDPRYKNMSFESSENIKNRIKQIVRSKMVLLSRNTDVRIPTEKRTALDELLEEEPNNDTDEFSKYMAEFQINHNADPCAWWKDHENIYPTLAVLAKQILCIPASSASSERVFSTAGNILSPKRNRITP, encoded by the coding sequence ATGGCTAGCATACTTGATCCTAGATACAAAAATATGTCATTTGAATCTtccgaaaatattaaaaatcgtattaaaCAAATAGTACGTTCAAAAATGGTTTTGTTAAGCAGAAATACTGATGTACGTATACCTACAGAAAAACGCACAGCACTTGATGAATTACTTGAAGAAGAACCAAATAATGATACTGACGAGTTTTCAAAGTATATGGCggaatttcaaataaatcataatgcAGATCCATGTGCATGGTGGAAAGATCATGAAAACATTTATCCAACGTTAGCCGTATTagctaaacaaatattatgtataccagcATCTTCTGCTTCATCAGAAAGAGTTTTTTCAACAGCCGGTAATATATTATCCCCAAAACGTAATAGAATTACACCATGA
- the LOC132946580 gene encoding uncharacterized protein LOC132946580 produces MLERLLELRSAVVVIMSDRTLFNSKIAKDQELLEEDWEKIEILVTLLKPLKTATTVLCADQNVTISMVLPIVKSLIVKHYKPNNLDSRFSTLFKETIIHELLTRFSRN; encoded by the exons ATGTTAGAACGATTGTTGGAACTTCGTTCAGCTGTAGTTGTCATTATGTCTGATCGGACACTTTTTAATAGTAAGATCGCGAAAGATCAAGAATTACTAGAAGAAGACTGGGAAAAAATAGAAATACTTGTTACTTTATTGAAACCATTAAAAACAGCAACAACAGTTTTATGTGCTGATCAAAATGTCACTATATCAATG GTTTTACCAATTGTTAAAAGTCTTattgtaaaacattataaaccCAATAATCTAGATAGTAGGTTTTCAACTCTATTCAAAGAGACCATTATTCACGAATTATTAACACGTTTTTCT AGAAATTAG